The DNA sequence AAAGCGTTTCACCTCCCGTTCAGTTTAAAAAGGGCACCGCGTTTTGACCTGTTAACGGCTGTAATACCCGTTAAATGTATTATTGAAAAAGCAAAAGCGCACTCAGTAAGCCTGACGGAGTACCTGACTGCTGTTTATCTATATTCGCTTCAGCAAATTTACCGGCAGCAATCATTCCTCAAAAAACGGGCAACTAATAAAATCTTGCGCATTGAAGTACCCATTAACCTGCGAAAACTCTTCCCTTCCCGCACCATGAGGAATTTTTCCTTGTATGTGATTCCCGGAATGGATTTGCGGCTGGGGCATTATACATTTGAAGAGATCCTAAAAACAGTTTACCACCAGATGCAGCTAGAAACGGACAAAAAGCTTATCAGTAAAATGATCTCACGAAATGTAAGCGGCGAGAAAAGCCCGTTTGTCAGGGGCCTTCCGCTTTTTATAAAATCAGTAGTGCTGGCCAGGCTATACACATTGGGAACCAAACAATACAGCGGCGTGGTAACCAATCTCGGCAAGATAGATCTGAGCGAAAAAATAAACAAGCTGATCGATAAATTCGTCTTCATTCCGCCCCCGCCAAACGATATATTAAAAGTAAACTGCGCCGTGGCCGGATTTGATAATCAATTGGTATTGACATTCGGAAATATCACCAAATCAAGGGAACTGGAACGAAAATTTCTGACATTTCTAACAAAGGAAGGAGTTCCCGTCAGGCTTCTCCAACCCTATAAGTAAAAGACAATGGCCATCTGTAAGAATTGCGGCGTTGAACTGGAAGAAGTCATGTTAAGTTGCCCGCTATGCGGGGAACCTGTTGCCGGGAGCGGAGAGAGCGGTACCAGCCGCCAGACGACTCCGGCCGGGGAACCGGCATTTCAACCCCGTGCTGAAATGAGCCAGCCGCAGAAAAAGTTTACGTGGGAGATCATTTCCATTATTCTGCTTTCGGGTCTCATTGCCACCTTTATCGTTGATTTTGTTATCAATCAAACGATAACATGGTCTGAATACCCCGTGGCGATTAGCCTTACCATTTTTGCCTATATTTCCCTGTTTGCTTTCTGGCAACAGCCCACCCTTCTTCAAATAGCTGGCAGCCTGGCATTATCTATCGTCTTTCTGTTGTTGCTTGATTTGCTTACCAACGGCATCAGCTGGTCTGT is a window from the Anseongella ginsenosidimutans genome containing:
- a CDS encoding DUF6320 domain-containing protein, translating into MAICKNCGVELEEVMLSCPLCGEPVAGSGESGTSRQTTPAGEPAFQPRAEMSQPQKKFTWEIISIILLSGLIATFIVDFVINQTITWSEYPVAISLTIFAYISLFAFWQQPTLLQIAGSLALSIVFLLLLDLLTNGISWSVGLGIPLLLAANLVAAGLIGVIYRSKYKGINLLAWGFLGAAFLCLCIEGILVRFMTGTFRFGWSLIVCGSVIPVALVLFFVHLRLKKGRSLEKTFHM